One genomic region from Deltaproteobacteria bacterium encodes:
- the speA gene encoding biosynthetic arginine decarboxylase, whose amino-acid sequence MNIRQIQEARELYGIDEWGAGYFGINDEGHVVSHPTGEEHLSVSLPEVIAKLKSQGIHTPLILRFPQIVECQLERMHSAFRQAIGEFNFKGKHIGVFPFKVNQRREFIDAVVSCGQRLDYGLEVGSKTEFVAALSYPLSPNSLLICNGFKDREFIDMAFLGAAMGKRVIVVVEGPDELGTFIDLAKNHAVVPEVGLRVRLYSKGSGKWEKSSGDSSKFGLTTTEVLNCLAMLEEAQLKDRLAMLHFHIGSQITEIKRFKNAIKEASRVYAKVVKMGYSPTFLNIGGGVGVDYDGSKTSFLSSANYTMQEFANDAVYVLGDVCANEGVKYPTIVTESGRVIAAYHSVVVTDIREVQGEEALPIEADLPEYTEGEVHKSIKELKYILDNINRKNYVEFYHDAIEYQEELFTLFNLGYLNLADRAYAEDLFRRVCRRALYFSSFQRHQLEEFDDLQKVMVSKYLANFSMFQSIPDSWAIDQLFPVMPLSRHDEKPSHKATIVDITCDSDGCLDTFVDRADVKTALDLHVPNNQPYYIGFFLVGAYQESLANEHNLFGAIHEAEIYINADGDWEITKVTKGDPIDELLQSRNYDLKEMFGCYELQFTKSVAEGRLSEEQAQSGLERLGKFMRSYPYLIDL is encoded by the coding sequence ATGAACATCCGCCAAATCCAAGAGGCACGCGAACTTTACGGTATCGACGAGTGGGGTGCTGGCTACTTCGGCATCAATGATGAGGGCCATGTCGTCAGCCACCCAACTGGTGAAGAGCACCTGAGCGTGTCTCTGCCCGAGGTGATCGCCAAGCTTAAGAGTCAGGGCATCCATACGCCGCTGATTTTGCGCTTTCCGCAGATTGTCGAGTGTCAGCTCGAGCGTATGCACTCGGCGTTCCGCCAGGCGATTGGCGAGTTCAACTTTAAGGGTAAACACATCGGGGTATTCCCGTTCAAAGTGAATCAGCGTCGGGAATTTATCGACGCCGTCGTGTCCTGCGGTCAGCGACTCGATTACGGCCTCGAGGTTGGGAGTAAGACAGAGTTTGTCGCCGCCTTGAGCTACCCTCTCTCCCCCAACTCGCTCCTCATCTGCAACGGATTCAAGGACCGCGAGTTTATCGACATGGCTTTCCTGGGCGCTGCCATGGGTAAGCGCGTCATCGTGGTGGTGGAAGGTCCCGACGAGCTAGGTACCTTTATCGATTTGGCCAAAAACCACGCGGTGGTGCCAGAAGTCGGCCTGCGTGTGCGTCTTTACAGCAAGGGTTCCGGCAAATGGGAGAAGAGCTCCGGCGACTCCTCCAAGTTTGGTCTGACGACGACGGAAGTTCTCAACTGTCTAGCCATGCTTGAGGAAGCCCAGCTTAAAGATCGGCTGGCGATGCTGCACTTCCACATCGGCTCGCAGATTACCGAGATCAAGCGCTTCAAGAACGCTATTAAAGAAGCATCGCGCGTCTACGCAAAAGTGGTGAAGATGGGCTACAGCCCCACCTTCCTCAATATCGGTGGTGGTGTCGGTGTAGACTACGACGGCAGCAAGACGTCGTTCCTATCGAGCGCCAACTATACAATGCAAGAATTCGCCAACGATGCGGTTTACGTGCTCGGTGACGTCTGTGCCAATGAGGGTGTTAAGTACCCAACAATCGTTACCGAGAGCGGTCGTGTGATTGCTGCCTACCACTCAGTGGTCGTGACCGACATCCGCGAAGTCCAGGGCGAAGAGGCGTTGCCTATCGAGGCGGACTTGCCCGAATACACTGAGGGCGAAGTTCACAAGAGCATCAAAGAACTCAAGTACATCCTCGACAACATTAACAGGAAGAATTACGTCGAGTTCTACCACGATGCCATCGAGTATCAGGAAGAGCTGTTTACGCTGTTTAATCTCGGCTACTTGAATTTGGCTGATCGCGCCTATGCGGAGGATTTGTTCCGCCGGGTCTGTCGACGCGCACTGTACTTCTCAAGCTTCCAGCGTCACCAGCTCGAGGAATTCGACGACCTGCAAAAAGTGATGGTCAGCAAGTACTTGGCCAACTTCTCCATGTTCCAGTCGATTCCTGACTCTTGGGCCATTGATCAGCTGTTCCCCGTCATGCCGCTTAGCCGCCACGACGAAAAGCCATCGCACAAGGCTACCATCGTCGATATCACGTGTGACTCCGACGGTTGTCTCGACACCTTCGTCGACCGCGCTGATGTCAAAACCGCCCTAGATTTACACGTGCCAAACAATCAGCCGTATTATATCGGCTTTTTCCTCGTCGGCGCTTACCAGGAGAGCCTGGCAAATGAGCACAACCTCTTCGGCGCTATTCACGAGGCTGAGATTTACATCAATGCCGACGGAGATTGGGAAATTACGAAGGTCACCAAAGGCGACCCCATCGACGAGCTCCTCCAGTCGCGTAACTACGATCTCAAGGAAATGTTTGGTTGCTACGAACTGCAGTTCACCAAGTCGGTGGCCGAGGGGCGACTGAGTGAGGAACAGGCCCAATCCGGACTGGAACGACTGGGCAAATTCATGCGCTCTTACCCGTACCTAATCGACTTGTAG
- a CDS encoding GGDEF domain-containing protein, which produces MGEAALNLTDNAGQDVLEAFKPHEHFSKCLLDAFAVMDMSGRVLKCNALLSLVTGQKTKQIMKAGSLTELLNFDIKGMPLTVAEILSNPAPYRYDDVTGTATVNNQSLNLTIGVFPFVVNGVNIGAFVLLRDVTAETNLQDRYKDKATQSITDNLTGLFNRAYFSEYLTSQVKVMEGLPADSDQRTMSVVMFDIDHFKKINDVYGHQAGDFVLKHVGGILKNGFRKTDVVARYGGEEFLAILPATGLSGAANAAEKIREAIAAFKFDMSGTVIPVTISIGVAQMAFSKETAAEAIARADAALYFAKKSGRNRVSIHNGTDPAPVTPEILKPS; this is translated from the coding sequence ATGGGTGAAGCAGCACTAAACCTCACAGACAACGCCGGCCAGGATGTGTTGGAAGCTTTCAAACCCCATGAGCATTTTTCCAAGTGTTTGCTGGATGCATTCGCCGTGATGGACATGAGTGGCCGCGTGCTTAAGTGCAACGCACTCCTAAGTCTCGTCACCGGTCAAAAGACCAAGCAGATCATGAAGGCCGGTTCTCTCACAGAACTCCTGAACTTTGACATCAAGGGGATGCCCTTAACTGTGGCCGAAATCCTGAGTAATCCAGCACCGTACCGTTACGATGATGTCACGGGTACTGCCACCGTGAACAACCAGTCCCTCAATCTGACGATCGGTGTCTTCCCGTTTGTCGTCAACGGCGTCAACATCGGCGCCTTTGTGCTCCTGCGTGACGTCACTGCCGAAACGAACCTACAGGACCGCTATAAAGATAAGGCTACGCAGTCGATCACCGACAACCTAACCGGCCTTTTCAACCGCGCCTACTTTTCGGAGTACCTGACCAGCCAAGTTAAGGTCATGGAGGGTCTGCCAGCTGATTCCGACCAAAGAACCATGTCGGTCGTCATGTTTGACATCGACCACTTCAAAAAAATTAACGATGTCTACGGTCACCAGGCCGGTGACTTTGTGCTCAAACACGTCGGCGGTATTTTGAAAAACGGCTTCCGCAAAACGGATGTCGTCGCCCGGTACGGTGGCGAGGAGTTCTTGGCGATCCTGCCTGCCACAGGACTTTCTGGTGCGGCCAATGCCGCAGAAAAAATCCGCGAAGCAATAGCAGCGTTCAAATTCGACATGAGTGGTACCGTCATTCCCGTTACGATATCAATCGGTGTGGCACAGATGGCCTTTTCCAAGGAGACTGCTGCCGAGGCGATCGCTCGTGCCGATGCGGCGCTCTACTTCGCCAAGAAATCAGGACGGAATCGGGTCAGTATCCACAATGGAACCGACCCGGCTCCGGTAACACCAGAGATCTTGAAACCGAGCTAG
- a CDS encoding polyprenyl synthetase family protein has protein sequence MEDSPLHEVDPSLALDALAKSLIEKALAPVQKDLAELNQRLVGFIPTETATAQAVAEHVLGAGGKRIRPALFFMASDMLGYRGDHLYPIAAVTEFVHAASLLHDDVIDNSTLRRNRPTANSIYGGAASVLVGDLIYSTASEMMAATGNMDVVKTFARAIRLMSDGELLQLENLYNADVSELTYMNILEYKTAVLIAASCQAAGLLAGVSPTQCDALASFGHHVGLAFQLIDDALDYTGSAEIVGKATHSDLLEGKVTLPVILLKTAARSDEWERVQRLIHQDVTTSAVAEIATLVDKYDTANLTVERAHGFTMKAMAALHSFPAGVARDHLENLANKLLFRFN, from the coding sequence TTGGAGGATTCCCCCCTGCACGAGGTAGATCCATCACTGGCTCTAGATGCACTGGCTAAGTCCTTGATCGAAAAGGCTTTGGCGCCGGTCCAGAAGGACTTGGCCGAGCTCAACCAGCGCCTTGTTGGGTTCATTCCGACCGAGACTGCCACGGCGCAGGCCGTGGCGGAGCACGTATTGGGCGCTGGTGGCAAACGCATCCGGCCAGCTCTATTTTTCATGGCGAGCGACATGCTCGGCTACCGCGGCGACCACCTGTACCCTATTGCCGCAGTAACCGAATTCGTCCATGCCGCTAGCCTGCTGCACGACGATGTGATCGATAACAGCACGCTGCGGCGCAACCGTCCTACAGCCAACAGCATCTACGGTGGTGCCGCCAGCGTACTGGTCGGAGATCTCATCTACTCGACCGCCAGCGAAATGATGGCTGCTACTGGTAATATGGACGTCGTTAAGACGTTTGCCCGCGCTATTCGCCTGATGAGCGATGGCGAGCTGCTGCAGTTAGAAAACCTCTACAACGCAGATGTGAGCGAACTCACATACATGAATATCCTCGAGTACAAGACAGCCGTACTCATTGCAGCATCTTGCCAAGCGGCAGGCCTGCTGGCCGGCGTGTCTCCGACTCAATGTGATGCGCTTGCATCATTCGGACATCATGTGGGATTGGCCTTTCAGCTGATTGATGATGCCCTTGATTATACCGGTTCTGCCGAGATCGTTGGCAAAGCGACACACTCAGATTTGCTCGAGGGCAAAGTAACCCTGCCCGTGATTCTATTGAAAACGGCTGCCCGTAGCGACGAGTGGGAGCGCGTTCAGCGACTGATTCATCAAGATGTCACGACGTCCGCAGTGGCAGAAATAGCCACCCTCGTTGACAAGTACGACACGGCCAACCTAACGGTGGAGAGAGCGCACGGCTTCACGATGAAGGCCATGGCGGCCCTGCATAGCTTTCCTGCGGGAGTGGCGCGGGATCATCTTGAGAATTTGGCCAACAAACTTCTCTTCCGCTTCAACTAA
- a CDS encoding insulinase family protein codes for MTRQAAMIRKEPRDMHTSRLEQFDASWRREVLSSGLTLISIPRPYDDHFFLGVTLKVGTRLEQGKHKPGVSHFLEHMMFRGSGRYPDYAQLAEAFEWLGGDWNAATGHEHTEYWYSGIKHTAREVIDLFANFIATPQFTDIEVERSIITRELDGETNDHGYSTDLDYHVSTLLWPGTTVAQPILGSRESIASMTVEDLRRYRDAFYVPHNMAIAVVGGDEHLLPLLRTAFGDLRSDFNHVAKVSFPALKRQAGPLVKWVEHSDNEYEIKLSFVCGSEWSSEAQTVELVSRILADGFCSRLGRRLREQLGLVYDIHAHPTLGLDVGTLDIGASCAQDQLDEFMAELMAELRRLAATGPTADELERARVRAIVDLELAPTIPEVIGTRLPWAYLAGRDLSLVAERERIKAVTTEGAAAWCQGTLKANNAALAVLGPAAKDIEKRLKKALTTGLG; via the coding sequence GTGACCAGACAGGCAGCTATGATTCGTAAAGAGCCGCGCGACATGCACACCAGTCGACTCGAGCAGTTTGATGCCAGTTGGCGTCGTGAGGTCTTGTCAAGTGGGCTAACCCTGATCAGCATACCGCGACCTTATGATGATCATTTCTTTCTCGGTGTGACTTTAAAGGTTGGCACCCGCCTCGAGCAGGGCAAACATAAGCCAGGTGTCTCTCACTTTCTCGAACACATGATGTTTCGCGGTTCCGGGCGCTATCCAGACTATGCTCAGCTTGCCGAGGCGTTCGAGTGGCTGGGCGGAGACTGGAATGCTGCCACCGGCCATGAGCATACGGAATATTGGTACTCCGGCATTAAACATACGGCGCGCGAGGTGATCGATTTATTCGCGAATTTTATCGCAACGCCACAGTTTACGGATATTGAGGTTGAGCGCAGTATTATCACGCGTGAGCTTGACGGCGAGACCAACGATCACGGATACAGCACAGACCTTGATTATCACGTCTCCACATTACTCTGGCCGGGTACGACCGTGGCGCAGCCTATTCTTGGCAGCCGTGAGTCTATAGCCAGTATGACGGTCGAGGATTTACGTCGTTACCGTGATGCTTTCTACGTGCCTCACAATATGGCCATTGCCGTGGTTGGCGGAGATGAGCATCTATTGCCTCTGCTACGCACGGCGTTTGGAGATTTACGGTCTGATTTTAATCACGTCGCCAAGGTAAGCTTTCCAGCCTTAAAAAGGCAGGCAGGCCCTTTAGTAAAATGGGTCGAGCATAGTGACAACGAATACGAGATTAAACTCAGTTTTGTTTGCGGTTCAGAATGGTCGAGTGAGGCCCAGACCGTAGAACTTGTGAGCCGCATATTGGCCGACGGTTTTTGCTCGCGCCTCGGGCGTAGGCTCCGCGAGCAACTAGGTCTCGTTTATGACATTCACGCGCACCCGACTCTGGGTCTGGACGTCGGGACCCTCGACATTGGTGCATCCTGCGCGCAGGATCAACTAGACGAGTTCATGGCGGAGCTTATGGCTGAACTCCGACGACTTGCCGCCACTGGCCCCACCGCTGATGAATTGGAGCGCGCCCGCGTCCGCGCGATCGTCGATCTAGAGCTCGCTCCAACGATACCAGAAGTCATCGGCACCCGTTTGCCGTGGGCCTACCTCGCGGGACGCGATTTATCTTTGGTCGCTGAGCGGGAACGCATCAAAGCAGTGACCACAGAGGGGGCAGCCGCATGGTGCCAAGGCACTCTCAAGGCCAATAACGCTGCTCTAGCGGTATTAGGCCCTGCGGCTAAAGATATCGAAAAACGCCTGAAAAAGGCCCTGACTACAGGGCTCGGCTGA
- a CDS encoding TM2 domain-containing protein, translating to MQAAFLEREDTHNLLLGYIIWLFGFTGAHRFYYGRPVTGTIWFCTLGLFGVGWILDAFLIPSMERSAERRYVPGRVNYSLAWILLTYVGFLGIHRFYMGKIWTGLLYLLTGGLGLVGVVYDFWTLNGQVSEANQANP from the coding sequence ATGCAAGCCGCGTTCCTTGAGCGAGAGGATACACATAATTTATTACTAGGTTATATAATCTGGCTGTTCGGATTTACGGGCGCTCATAGGTTCTACTACGGTCGTCCTGTGACGGGGACCATATGGTTCTGCACCCTGGGCCTCTTTGGGGTTGGCTGGATTTTAGACGCTTTTTTGATCCCAAGTATGGAGCGTAGCGCCGAGCGTCGTTACGTTCCGGGGCGTGTGAATTACTCGCTTGCCTGGATCTTGCTGACTTATGTCGGATTTCTCGGAATCCATCGCTTTTACATGGGAAAGATATGGACCGGACTGCTTTATCTTCTGACCGGTGGTCTCGGTCTCGTCGGCGTCGTCTATGACTTCTGGACCCTCAATGGGCAGGTGTCGGAAGCCAATCAGGCGAATCCCTGA
- a CDS encoding VWA domain-containing protein: MLTRLTTRLMRTIAIANLAALASGGLPACSQAEFGGKDKTAASGKAAKGKSKGDEGNLGGLGGPGVDASAYGTPVTDDLGRPGWVDDKIKSLVDTLFRTGAIPSLGDNPGNGGGSGTSSSSGIPKLGEQGNPGSGGSSGSGDGTGSGGSEDGQGKGPSSLFSDASGVLWMPCRDSAAGNGNFSSDFFAKVGAKVRVAGEFCPQAKIGGDVTVLYVIDHSGSMEGAGEEGPNDPTSNGLCGRFKAAEVIAKKFASMPDTKVQTGVIGFSGAARVDLQLGSLDALNAVVDKSKLFCGSDPSNASTNYHAAFTEAKKLIEKVPGKKIVYFISDGSPTTGPNNPSTSGLAAAQALRQIPDLTLFALFVGYTKGKANNPQGYLEQITGNPKAVRVTANATELVQAAAALAQPLVTIAPSDVVAQVTSGQSTVPVKIEKIEARKDAINRFIWVTEPFELKGVAGKSSINELQVTAKTSTGDSVKSGAEINFNAN; encoded by the coding sequence ATGCTCACAAGGCTGACAACAAGGCTGATGCGAACGATAGCGATTGCTAATCTTGCCGCCCTGGCTTCTGGTGGACTGCCTGCCTGTAGCCAAGCTGAATTCGGGGGTAAAGATAAAACGGCCGCCTCCGGCAAGGCAGCCAAGGGCAAGAGCAAAGGAGACGAAGGTAACCTAGGCGGTCTCGGTGGCCCTGGCGTTGACGCTAGTGCCTACGGCACGCCGGTGACGGACGATCTGGGTCGTCCGGGTTGGGTCGACGATAAGATCAAATCACTAGTAGATACTTTGTTTAGAACCGGTGCGATACCGAGTCTTGGCGACAATCCCGGCAACGGTGGCGGCAGCGGCACTAGTTCGAGTTCAGGTATTCCCAAATTAGGGGAACAGGGTAATCCGGGATCGGGTGGCAGCAGCGGATCCGGCGATGGCACAGGATCCGGCGGCTCCGAAGATGGACAAGGTAAAGGACCAAGCAGCCTCTTCAGCGACGCCAGTGGTGTCCTCTGGATGCCTTGTCGCGATAGCGCTGCAGGTAACGGTAACTTCAGCTCCGATTTCTTCGCTAAAGTTGGTGCCAAGGTGCGCGTGGCCGGTGAGTTTTGCCCGCAGGCTAAAATCGGTGGCGATGTGACCGTCCTCTACGTCATCGACCACTCAGGGTCGATGGAGGGTGCGGGTGAAGAGGGTCCCAATGACCCCACCTCCAACGGTCTCTGCGGCCGCTTCAAGGCAGCCGAGGTGATCGCGAAAAAATTTGCCTCCATGCCTGACACTAAGGTGCAGACCGGCGTGATCGGATTCTCAGGTGCGGCGCGTGTTGACTTACAACTAGGATCTTTAGACGCACTAAATGCAGTCGTGGATAAGTCAAAGCTTTTCTGTGGATCAGATCCAAGCAATGCATCGACTAACTACCACGCTGCGTTCACCGAGGCCAAAAAGCTCATCGAAAAGGTCCCAGGCAAAAAAATCGTGTACTTCATTTCTGATGGTTCCCCGACCACTGGTCCCAATAATCCCAGTACCTCTGGCTTAGCAGCAGCGCAGGCTCTGCGCCAGATTCCTGACCTGACCCTCTTCGCTCTGTTCGTGGGTTACACCAAAGGCAAAGCCAATAACCCGCAAGGATATCTCGAACAGATCACCGGCAACCCGAAGGCCGTTCGCGTTACCGCCAACGCCACCGAACTGGTGCAAGCAGCAGCGGCACTCGCCCAACCCCTCGTCACGATCGCACCGAGTGATGTGGTAGCTCAGGTGACCAGTGGTCAGAGCACGGTACCAGTTAAAATCGAGAAAATCGAAGCGCGCAAAGATGCGATCAACAGGTTTATCTGGGTTACCGAGCCATTCGAACTAAAAGGCGTCGCTGGTAAATCATCCATCAACGAACTGCAGGTAACGGCCAAAACCTCGACCGGAGACTCTGTAAAATCCGGAGCTGAAATAAACTTTAACGCCAACTAA
- the deoC gene encoding deoxyribose-phosphate aldolase, producing the protein MRNLAAFAALFDHTLLRPDATPAQVRQLCQEAREHGFKAACVNPCYIPLAARELRDSASMPIAVVGFPLGCNRTDVKIDEALRAIADGARELDMVINSGYYLGGETAACRHDIASVVRIAGKVPVKVIIETALLNPVQIREISLWCAEAGASMVKTSTGFGARGAALGDVQAIRAGLARHPDVGVKASGGIRTLAAAVEFAAAGVDRIGSSATVQIMSDFRKLLAQTAPKKIPV; encoded by the coding sequence ATGCGTAACTTGGCTGCATTCGCTGCTTTGTTTGATCATACGCTGCTCAGACCTGACGCCACTCCGGCCCAGGTGCGGCAACTCTGTCAGGAGGCTCGAGAGCACGGCTTTAAGGCCGCCTGTGTCAATCCCTGCTACATACCGTTGGCTGCACGGGAGCTCCGCGACAGCGCTTCCATGCCTATAGCGGTAGTTGGATTTCCGCTCGGCTGCAATCGTACCGATGTCAAGATCGATGAGGCCCTCAGGGCTATAGCGGATGGTGCCCGCGAGCTAGACATGGTCATCAACTCTGGTTATTACCTGGGTGGTGAGACCGCAGCTTGCCGCCATGACATCGCGTCCGTGGTGCGGATTGCAGGTAAAGTGCCGGTTAAGGTCATCATTGAGACAGCGCTTTTAAATCCAGTGCAGATCAGAGAGATCAGTCTTTGGTGCGCTGAAGCTGGCGCGAGCATGGTGAAAACAAGTACCGGTTTTGGTGCGCGTGGAGCTGCGCTCGGCGATGTGCAAGCCATTCGTGCGGGCCTCGCAAGGCATCCTGATGTCGGTGTTAAGGCATCAGGGGGCATTAGGACTTTGGCCGCAGCCGTTGAGTTTGCGGCTGCTGGAGTCGATCGGATCGGCTCGAGTGCTACGGTGCAGATCATGAGCGATTTCCGTAAACTGCTAGCACAAACCGCTCCTAAAAAGATACCCGTTTAG
- a CDS encoding LysR family transcriptional regulator: MITLTQLGYLTAVERFGNFHQAAKSCFVTQPTLSMQIKKLEDDLGIVIFDRSTQPVSPTPIGRLILDQSRLVLSQAAKIEEIVNLTKDELSGELRLAVIPTMSPYLVPLFLNELQNQCPQLQLSVEEARTTEIIEGLNRNKYDVGLLATPLGESSLVEHFIFNEAFYVYAAKGSDIAVSAEVDDTSLKDEHLLLLTEGHCLREQTLRVCRGRRSRATNTGGLSFSSGSLETLCRLVERGQGYTVIPELAVSGQARRQGVVVPFKEPVPTREVSLVVHRSFARQKLLTKLLAVISSSLPSSVTKDPRRQRTVPLA; the protein is encoded by the coding sequence ATGATCACCCTCACGCAGCTCGGTTATTTGACTGCCGTTGAGCGCTTTGGCAACTTTCACCAAGCGGCCAAATCCTGCTTCGTGACCCAGCCGACTTTGTCCATGCAAATCAAAAAATTAGAGGATGATCTCGGCATTGTAATCTTTGACCGTAGCACGCAGCCTGTTAGTCCGACGCCCATTGGACGCTTAATTCTCGATCAAAGTCGGCTCGTCCTCAGTCAGGCGGCTAAGATCGAAGAAATCGTCAACCTCACTAAAGACGAGCTCAGTGGTGAGCTGCGCCTTGCCGTTATACCGACGATGTCGCCCTATTTAGTCCCCTTATTCCTTAATGAACTGCAAAATCAATGTCCGCAGCTTCAGCTATCAGTCGAGGAGGCTCGTACGACCGAGATCATCGAGGGACTCAATCGCAATAAATATGACGTCGGACTGCTCGCGACACCGCTTGGTGAGTCGTCATTGGTGGAACACTTTATCTTTAACGAGGCATTTTATGTCTATGCAGCCAAAGGCAGCGATATAGCGGTAAGCGCCGAGGTGGATGACACGTCTCTCAAGGATGAGCATTTACTCCTACTAACCGAGGGACATTGCCTGCGCGAACAAACCTTGCGGGTCTGTCGCGGGAGGCGCAGTCGCGCCACCAACACAGGTGGACTGAGCTTTAGCAGTGGTAGTCTAGAGACGCTCTGCCGACTTGTCGAGCGGGGGCAAGGATACACAGTGATTCCCGAGCTTGCAGTGAGCGGTCAGGCGCGGCGCCAGGGTGTTGTGGTCCCGTTTAAAGAGCCTGTCCCTACGCGCGAGGTGAGCCTGGTGGTTCACCGGTCTTTTGCGCGTCAAAAGCTGCTGACTAAATTGTTGGCGGTCATCAGCAGCTCGCTGCCGTCATCGGTTACCAAGGATCCGCGCCGGCAGCGCACTGTGCCGCTGGCGTGA
- the ahpC gene encoding peroxiredoxin, giving the protein MSSIINSKIPEFKVQAYHNNSFKSVTHADLSGKWSVFFFYPADFTFVCPTELGDMADKYDELQKLGVEVYSVSTDTHFTHKAWHDASDTIKKIKFPMLADPTGHLARSFGVYIDEEGLAYRGTFLVDPEGRIKIAELHDNGIGRNADELVRKIQAAQFVATHKGEVCPAKWRPGKETLKPGLDLVGKI; this is encoded by the coding sequence ATGTCCAGTATCATCAATTCCAAGATTCCAGAGTTCAAAGTCCAGGCCTATCACAACAACAGCTTTAAAAGCGTCACGCATGCTGATCTAAGCGGTAAGTGGTCAGTATTTTTCTTCTACCCCGCGGACTTCACTTTTGTTTGCCCCACAGAGTTAGGCGATATGGCCGACAAGTACGACGAGCTTCAGAAACTCGGCGTCGAAGTCTACTCTGTCAGCACAGACACGCACTTCACTCATAAGGCTTGGCATGATGCATCCGATACAATCAAGAAAATCAAGTTCCCGATGCTCGCTGATCCTACTGGCCACCTAGCCCGCTCCTTTGGCGTCTACATTGATGAAGAGGGCCTTGCCTACCGCGGGACCTTTTTGGTCGACCCAGAAGGGCGCATCAAGATTGCCGAGCTTCATGACAACGGTATCGGCCGCAATGCGGACGAATTAGTCCGTAAGATTCAGGCTGCTCAGTTTGTTGCTACACACAAAGGCGAAGTATGCCCAGCCAAGTGGCGACCTGGCAAAGAGACCTTGAAACCGGGTTTGGATTTAGTAGGCAAAATCTAA